The genomic interval TGGTATTAAAGTTTTTTTTACAACGGAAACACCTGGCGAGGTTCGTATTTGGGTTGGTGGCGGAATTAAATTCAGAACAGAGAGGGCAGAGGAAGCGGAAATAGCCTTCGGAGTATTTATGAGGTATGGAGAGGACATCAGCGATGAGTCGATCGATGGGGATATCGTTTCGTAATGAGCGCAAGAGTTGAGGGGAAAAGAGACGGGCCATGGTAGACCTCCTTAAAAAGATTGAATTTCAGCAAGAGCCTGATGGAAGATATCCTGGGTAATTTTCTGTGATTGTCTGATGGAAGCGTTAATCAGGCAGGCGGTGGAAATGGCGTTGATTTGCCTTGGGATGCCGGCGGAGAACTCATGGATCAGGTCTTTGACGTCTGAGTCAAAGATTTTATCGGATGCGCCGGAAGATTTCAGATGGAAGTCTATGTATGCAGCGGTTTGAGTTTTAGTAAGGGGATGAATGTGGTAATGTACCGAGATGCGTTGTGCGAAGTCGGCATGGATGTCTCTTTTGAGGATATATTTGAGGTGTTCCTGTCCCGAGAGGATGATTTTGAGATGAGTGGAAGAATCAAGCGGAGAGCTGACAAGGAGTCTGAGGTCTGTGATGGCGTCGGTTTTCAGGAGATGAGCCTCGTCGATAACGATAATGGGAGTGAGATTTGAGCGCAAGGATTTATCCATAATTTGGAGGAAGAGCCGGTCTTTGGTGTGTTTTGGTATTTCACCGAGCTGGGAGACGATTAAGGAGAGAAGGCTGGATGATTTTAGGTGGGTAAAATGGAGGTAGATGGGGAGAAACAGGTTTTGGGGGATTTGTGAGAGGAAGAGTTTGAGGAGTGTGGATTTTCCGACTCCCGTCTGTCCGTAGAGGACGGCGATAGAGCCTGAGTGTAAGAGGTATTGGAGTCGTGCAAGCCCCTGGGTAAAGCGTTCGTCTTTCATGATAAGGCTGGTGTTGATTCTTTCAGAGAACGGCTGAGTAGTCATGGAAAAATGAGAAGTAAACATGGTTAAGAGACCTCCTTTTTCGAGTAAGCGATTTGTAATTCACGAATGATATAGGGTAAGGTTTTCACGGAGGCATTTTGGAATGCCTCCGTGAGCAATGATTCGTTGAGAGCGGGGATACGGTTGTAGCATTTTTTAAGCGATTCGAGTTCATGAGAGCTGAAGGCGGAGAGAGAGCCTTTGTGTCCCATGAGGAGTGCGAGTTTCTGGACGAATGCCATGAATGGCCAGGGTCGTTCGGAGATGATTTGGTGGTAATCAATGCCTTTGGCCTGAGCCTGGAGAATGGATTTGTGTTTCTGAGTGATAAGGTCGAGGTAATTATGTTTTGGTTTTGAAGGTGAGGCGGCTGGAGTTTCAGCGCCCTGGTCGCGCAGGTAGAGATTTCCCGAGCCGAGGTATTCACCGTTTGCGGAATAGATCAAGACCTTTTTGAGATCGCCGTATGGGTCGTAACGGACTTCTACTTTATCGCCTCTGAGTTTGGGGTCAACACGGTAAAAGCGGTTATCAATGCGGACATCGGCAAAGGTTCTGTCAACGGTTCTGGGGATGCGTTTCATGAAGAAGGCAAGAGCGGCGTCCATATCGACGTGTCGGATGACGGTAAGCCCCTCGTCGTAGCGTTGTTTTGGAGATTGATTGGTTTCGGAGTGGATTCTTGCGTGATAGACAACGGCAAGGTAAGCGGAGAAGGCCTGGTTAATGGCATCAAGGGTGATAATGTCGCCGGAGCGGACTTCCGACTCGAACTGTGTCTGGCTGGTGCCGAAGAAACGTTCGACCAGTCCGCCGGGAGCAGGGTCGCGTGGTGGTCTGTGGATGAGTTTAATGCCGAGGTTGTAACAGGCAGAGCGCAGGGCGTCAGAGTGGTAGACCTTGGCATTGTCGAGGTAGAGTTCTTTGGGCGAGCCGTGGATAGTCCAGGCCCTGATGAGAGAATCGATAAGGATATCGAGGGTTTGTTTGAGATAATACCGTCCTTCGACCACATAACGGCTGTAGCAGTCGATAAAGAGACAGAGGTTTGTGGGAAGCGCCTCGCCGTCAACGAGCACGAAAGGGCCTTCCTGGAAGTCGCCAATCCAGAGGTCGTGGGTATGCTCACGGCTAAGAGCGTATACGCACCTTTTGCTGTGAGACGCCGAGTTTGAGCCGGGTCGCCCCTGCGAGTCTGAGATGGCGGTAGAGGGTGGATTTGGGGATCGTTTTCCCATAGTATTTCTCAAGAAAGCGGTTGAGGCAATCGTCGCTGCGGCGTGGTTGTTCTTTTTTGAGTTCAACGGCTTTGTCGATAATTTCAGGAGAAAACCTTCTGGATGCGCCACGGTCGCTCCTCGCCTTTCTTGCAAGAGATTGAAATCCATCTTTGCGGTAGCGGTTGAGTTTTCTCCTGAGGGTAGAGATAGTGGGTCTTTTCCGCTTTCCGTTGGGGAATACGACCTCCTGAAGGCAGAGTTTTTTCAGAAAAAGGTTGGTCTGCTCCTTCTCAATCTCACCGAAGATGACAGGATGCAGAAGATTGCACCAGAATAAAGCCCATTTTTCGTCTTTCGATTTCATAATTCACCTCCTTTTTTAAGTGTGGAGGTGATTGTAACTCAAGACCAGCCGCTTTTTGTTGCCAGTTCGGGGAAAAATGAATGCCCAAAAATTCGGTGATATTCCGGCTCGGCGCTGAACAATTGAATCGATTGATCGAGGGAGGTTTTTCGTTGTTTGCTTTTATACTTTCCGTGGTAAATGGGAAACATTTGGCGAAAAACCGGAGAGTTGGGGTCGGCCTGCCTGATGAGGTCAAAGGCGTTGCGGAGTGTGTATTTCAGTGAGCCAAAGAAACGCAGCCACCTCCAAACGGTTGACCAGGCAAGCATGCGGTTGTCTATTTCCTGTGTTCGGGTAGTATATCCGATGGCAGAGGAGACACTCCGGTAGGTTTCTGTATCATCTTTGACATAAGCCTGACTGAAGGAGAGACAGTGATCCTTTACGTACCGCTTGTAAGGGAGCGCATACTCAGGATAGGAAGTAAACGTCTTCTTGCACAAGGAACATTTCCAACGTCCCAGGAAAGATTCTATCGTATGAACAAGGGAGTCGATAATAACGTGAAACAACCGATATCTGCATTCATGAAGGGTGAAATTGACATGGGTACTCTTGCACTTTGGACAAAAGCATGGCTTCTGTTTTGTCGCAATAAGCTTTTCATGCTTGTGGATTTTTTCTATAATATTCACGCACTGCCTCCTTTGTATAGGGGGGAAATGGGCAGGAGGATGAAGTTTCCCAACGTTCGGTCCTCCTGCCCTGAGTTTTTTATGTTCCGGAAAAATCTTACAAAACTTGTCCTCGTGAAAACGGGGAACTGGGAAGTAAACCGCCGTTAGGAAGTTTGGAAGTGGTTTTAACCCCTTCCAAACTATTTAATGAGGCTTTACTCCGCCTTACGGACGGAACTTCTTTCTAACGGGGTAAACGATGTATTTTTCTTAACGTGAACAAAAAATCAAGTGAAATACTTACGCAGGATAAAAAAAAGGCGGGGTAGCTGGGTAAGATTTTTCAAATCATTTGCTGGGTATTAGACTCAAATATTCTGAGACTAATTGGGCATTTTTGGAGCATTTATTCTAAGACGTAGCAGCTGGGAACTGATGAGTCAGAAAAATACCGGCAAAGGTATAGGAAGATACTCCAAAACGCAGAAGCCGAAAGCCCTCCTCCTGATGAAACGAACCGTAAGGGAAAAAGGGGGAGGGTAAAAAGGACAAAGGCACGGAATCTTCTGGAACGATTGAGGACGTATGAGGGTGATGTGTTGAGGTTTATGGACAATAAAAATGTTCCCTTTACGAACAATTTGGCAGAAAACGATATCAGGATGACGAAGGTTCAGCAGAAGATATCTGGCTGTTTTCGTTCTTTGGAGGGAGCGAAAATTTTCTGCCGCATTCGGAGTTATCTCTCGACCTGTCGAAAACAAGGTGTAAATTTGAGCCGGGCATTACAGATGCTATTCCGTGGCGAATTGCCTGATTTTGCTAGCTCGTAGCGACAGTGGGTGAAAATACGCTGAATAGATA from Candidatus Kuenenia stuttgartiensis carries:
- a CDS encoding helix-turn-helix domain-containing protein, coding for MKSKDEKWALFWCNLLHPVIFGEIEKEQTNLFLKKLCLQEVVFPNGKRKRPTISTLRRKLNRYRKDGFQSLARKARSDRGASRRFSPEIIDKAVELKKEQPRRSDDCLNRFLEKYYGKTIPKSTLYRHLRLAGATRLKLGVSQQKVRIRS
- a CDS encoding ExeA family protein codes for the protein MFTSHFSMTTQPFSERINTSLIMKDERFTQGLARLQYLLHSGSIAVLYGQTGVGKSTLLKLFLSQIPQNLFLPIYLHFTHLKSSSLLSLIVSQLGEIPKHTKDRLFLQIMDKSLRSNLTPIIVIDEAHLLKTDAITDLRLLVSSPLDSSTHLKIILSGQEHLKYILKRDIHADFAQRISVHYHIHPLTKTQTAAYIDFHLKSSGASDKIFDSDVKDLIHEFSAGIPRQINAISTACLINASIRQSQKITQDIFHQALAEIQSF
- a CDS encoding CHC2 zinc finger domain-containing protein, which translates into the protein MARLFSPQLLRSLRNDIPIDRLIADVLSIPHKYSEGYFRFLCPLCSEFNSATNPNTNLARCFRCKKNFNTIDIVMVDSNSSFPDAVYLLKSVLPQYINST
- a CDS encoding Mu transposase C-terminal domain-containing protein yields the protein MLVDGEALPTNLCLFIDCYSRYVVEGRYYLKQTLDILIDSLIRAWTIHGSPKELYLDNAKVYHSDALRSACYNLGIKLIHRPPRDPAPGGLVERFFGTSQTQFESEVRSGDIITLDAINQAFSAYLAVVYHARIHSETNQSPKQRYDEGLTVIRHVDMDAALAFFMKRIPRTVDRTFADVRIDNRFYRVDPKLRGDKVEVRYDPYGDLKKVLIYSANGEYLGSGNLYLRDQGAETPAASPSKPKHNYLDLITQKHKSILQAQAKGIDYHQIISERPWPFMAFVQKLALLMGHKGSLSAFSSHELESLKKCYNRIPALNESLLTEAFQNASVKTLPYIIRELQIAYSKKEVS